In Acinonyx jubatus isolate Ajub_Pintada_27869175 chromosome B3, VMU_Ajub_asm_v1.0, whole genome shotgun sequence, a genomic segment contains:
- the LOC106965519 gene encoding uncharacterized protein LOC106965519: protein MAHVMASSKCRPKPEKPILWGQPEGTPPPYCPLYPSLPPAPPAAPASETPPEPAPSPEALPPLAPPASLDVTGSLGPNCIHPCWKATRRSGQGRQSLPAATPGSPTDATEGN from the coding sequence ATGGCTCATGTCATGGCTTCCTCCAAATGCCGGCCAAAACCTGAAAAACCCATACTGTGGGGACAGCCTGAGGGGACCCCACCACCATATTGCCCACTGTACCCCTCACTGCCACCTGCACCTCCAGCCGCCCCGGCTTCTGAAACCCCACCGGAGCCTGCCCCTAGTCCTGAGGCCTTGCCTCCTCTAGCACCACCAGCCTCTCTGGACGTGACTGGCTCACTGGGTCCTAACTGCATACACCCCTGCTGGAAGGCAACTAGAAGATCAGGCCAGGGAAGACAGTCGCTCCCTGCAGCAACACCAGGGAGCCCTACAGATGCCACTGAGGGAAACTAG